The DNA sequence ATCCCAGTCCATCCAGACTCCAAGCTTTTTAAACTGTTTGGTCATAACAGCCTTGTTTTCAATTGCAAATTCCCTGCATTTTTCTACAAAGTTTGCAATACCTATTTCAGTTTCAATCTGTTTTTTACTTTTTAATCCAAGCAAGCCTTCTACCTTATGCTCAATTGGAAGTCCATGAGTATCCCATCCTGCCTGCCTTCGAAGATGAAAGTTAGACATGCTTTTAAAACGTAAAAAAGTATCTTTTATTGCTTTGTTCCATGCAGTCCCCAGGTGCATTCTTCCACTGCAGTAGGGAGGACCATCTAAAAATGAAAATTTGGGACTATTTTCCCTTAATTTGTTTGTCTTACTGTATATATCGTTATCTTCCCAGAATTTCTGGATACCTTCTTCAGTTATCTTTGCATTGTATGAACGTGGAGCCTCTTTTATCGGCATTTATATTCTCCTGTTATTTTAATATAATTAGATGTAAAAAGCTATTTAGCAGAATCTAATTTTTTACAGTGAATCCCTCAAAAATCTTTCTGGATTTCGAACTATTGACAACTTCTCTTACTGTAACTTTATTCTTGAAATAATATCTGACCCGCAGATATTTAAAAGTTAATGCAAAATAATGTTACCTGCAAATAGAAAAAGATATAAATACCTTCCACACAATTAATTATTGCATCCCCTATAACAACGATACTTATTTTTTTACTGATAGTATCGCCTCCGAAGGGGATGCTACACCTACACTTCAATCTTTTTAGAAAAAAGACCATCAAAAATATGTTAAAATCCAGCAGTCATTGCAGATTGATCAAAAACTATAAATAAATTTATAACTGAATAATTGCATATTTCAGGAATTTCCGGGCACTGATTTTTAAAAATAATTTTTATCAAACACAAATTTGGGCGTCCCTTAGCCACCCTCTTGTTTGAACTCTCATAGGGGCGCCCAAATTTTAAACCATAAAAAAAAATGGATTTAATTACTTATTTTCTAAATTAAGAGGACATTTCGAATGTCTGGAATGTATCAGAATGTTTTGAGTTTACCAGCTACGAGAAGGTCGGTAATGCTTGTTATGTCCTCAAGCCATGAGTCAATTATCTGTTCTACCTGTTTATTTACTGATTCAATTCTGTATCCATCTTCCATGATTAATTGAGCACTTGCAGCTTTGGGATTATCTATTGGCTTTCCTATCTGGCTTAAAAGCATTATTTGAACTTCTTTTACTCCTTCAACATTTTCACTTATGTCACTTGCAATTTTAGTTGAGAGAAGATTGTATATTTTACCTACATGGTTTATTGGATTCTTTCCAGATGTTGCTTCCATGGACATTGGCCTGTTTGGTGTTA is a window from the Methanobacterium sp. genome containing:
- a CDS encoding class I tRNA ligase family protein, which gives rise to MPIKEAPRSYNAKITEEGIQKFWEDNDIYSKTNKLRENSPKFSFLDGPPYCSGRMHLGTAWNKAIKDTFLRFKSMSNFHLRRQAGWDTHGLPIEHKVEGLLGLKSKKQIETEIGIANFVEKCREFAIENKAVMTKQFKKLGVWMDWD